From the Lepidochelys kempii isolate rLepKem1 chromosome 2, rLepKem1.hap2, whole genome shotgun sequence genome, one window contains:
- the BMI1 gene encoding polycomb complex protein BMI-1 gives MHRTTRIKITELNPHLMCVLCGGYFIDATTIIECLHSFCKTCIVRYLETSKYCPICDVQVHKTRPLLNIRSDKTLQDIVYKLVPGLFKNEMKRRRDFYAAHPSADAANGSNEDRGEVADEDKRIITDDEIISLSIEFFDQNRLERKGNKEREKSKDEVNDKRYLRCPAAMTVMHLRKFLRSKMDIPNTFQIDVMYEEEPLKDYYTLMDIAYIYTWRRNGPLPLKYRVRPTCKRMKISHQREGLNNSGELESDSGSDKASSPAGGIPSTSSCLPSPSTPVQSPHPQFPHISSTMNGTSSSPTSNHQPSFTNRARKTSINGSSATSSG, from the exons ATGCACCGAACAACCAGAATCAAAATAACCGAGCTAAACCCCCATCTCATGTGTGTGCTCTGTGGCGGGTACTTCATTGATGCAACAACCATCATCGAGTGTCTACACTCCT TCTGTAAGACGTGTATCGTACGTTACTTGGAGACAAGCAAATATTGTCCTATATGTGATGTCCAAGTTCACAAAACCAGACCGCTTTTGAATATAAG gtCAGATAAAACTCTCCAAGATATTGTGTACAAACTAGTACCAGGCCTTTTCAAAA ATGAAATGAAAAGAAGAAGAGATTTTTATGCAGCTCATCCATCAGCTGATG CTGCCAATGGCTCTAATGAAGACAGGGGAGAAGTTGCAGACGAAGACAAAAGAATTATAACAGATGACGAGATAATAAGCTTATCCATTGAATTCTTTGACCAGAATAG ATTGGAACGGAAAgggaataaagagagagagaaatcaaaggATGAG GTGAATGACAAAAGATATTTACGATGCCCAGCAGCAATGACAGTGATGCATCTAAGGAAGTTTCTCCGAAGTAAAATGGACATACCTAATACTTTTCAG ATCGATGTGATGTATGAAGAGGAACCTTTGAAGGACTACTATACACTAATGGATATTGCCTATATTTACACTTGGAGAAGG AATGGAcctcttcctctgaagtatcgaGTTCGACCGACTTGCAAAAGAATGAAGATCAGCCACCAGAGAGAAGGCTTAAATAATAGCGGAGAATTAGAGAGTGACTCTGGGAGTGACAAGGcaagcagcccagcaggaggcatcccCTCTACCTCTTCTTGTTTGCCCAGCCCCAGCACGCCAGTGCAGTCTCCCCATCCTCAGTTTCCTCATATCTCTAGTACTATGAatggaaccagcagcagccccaccagTAACCACCAACCCTCCTTTACCAACAGAGCGCGGAAAACATCAATAAATGGCTCTTCAGCAACTTCATCGGGCTGA